One part of the Vicia villosa cultivar HV-30 ecotype Madison, WI linkage group LG6, Vvil1.0, whole genome shotgun sequence genome encodes these proteins:
- the LOC131613273 gene encoding F-box/FBD/LRR-repeat protein At3g14710-like, translating to MECMASSTSSSVRPKKNDKAKEDIISKLPDSLITHILSILPTKDAVRTSVLSKRWIERWTLITKMDFNDTLFYTRKRKKSRGKQSFVNFVYRTLILSKLYLMVESFSLFLTNNEYDATMVNTWISCILSRGVKKLHIHTNFEVAFSPLTSHSLFNRSYYLEELVLEMYCCACAIKVSPGTYISLGSLKILKLDGVIFTMDNPLRIVFRLLEKFETKNCSWLSAHDLTIEAPLLQSILIVLDCEPLTREPRSCTIKFSASCMKEFTYEGIGGISQPIVLSNPSAARDTFVKIMLQRTGSGSFACLLLKQFSQAKRIEFHRSEVLTQPDMIVLPRFAMLSHLDLGVVTGEVLLSLLQKSPILNTLVLKEISTFDQVLLNSAAVPECLASSLRFVKFGSVDGSEHELFLAKYFMENGIVLERMSFAVNLWLSKSKAIEEFKEKLYGFKKGVSFAILEFYH from the exons ATGGAATGCATGGCTAGTAGTACTTCATCATCTGTTAGGCCTAAGAAGAATGATAAGGCAAAAGAGGATATAATCAGTAAGCTACCTGATTCACTTATAACTCACATTCTCTCTATTCTTCCTACAAAAGACGCGGTTCGGACAAGTGTGTTATCTAAAAGATGGATAGAAAGATGGACATTAATCACCAAGATGGATTTTAATGACACCTTGTTTTACACTCGCAAGAGAAAGAAATCCCGTGGCAAACAAAGCTTCGTAAACTTTGTCTACCGAACTCTTATTTTATCGAAACTTTACCTCATGGTGGAAAGTTTTTCTCTTTTCCTCACTAACAACGAGTATGATGCAACTATGGTTAATACATGGATCTCTTGCATCTTGAGTCGGGGAGTGAAAAAACTTCATATTCACACCAATTTTGAAGTTGCTTTCTCTCCTCTTACATCTCATTCGCTTTTCAATCGCTCCTATTATTTAGAAGAATTGGTGTTAGAGATGTATTGTTGTGCTTGTGCCATCAAAGTTTCTCCTGGCACTTATATTTCTTTGGGAAGCCTAAAAATACTCAAGTTGGATGGAGTTATATTTACCATGGACAATCCTTTACGCATTGTTTTCAGATTATTGGAAAAGTTTGAAACAAAAAACTGCTCTTGGTTAAGTGCTCATGATCTTACTATTGAAGCACCTCTTCTTCAAAGTATTTTAATAGTACTAGACTGTGAGCCATTAACTCGTGAGCCACGTAGCTGCACAATCAAATTTTCTGCTTCATGTATGAAAGAATTCACTTATGAAGGTATTGGTGGTATATCACAGCCCATTGTTCTGTCAAATCCTTCCGCAGCCCGTGACACTTTTGTTAAGATTATGTTGCAAAGGACTGGGAGTGGATCATTTGCTTGTCTCCTTCTCAAACAATTTAGTCAAGCGAAGCGTATCGAATTTCACAGATCAGAG GTTCTCACACAACCAGATATGATTGTTCTACCAAGATTTGCAATGTTGAGCCATTTGGATCTTGGCGTTGTTACTGGTGAAGTTTTGTTGAGCTTACTTCAAAAGTCTCCTATTCTCAATACTCTAGTTTTAAAG GAAATATCAACATTTGACCAAGTGCTTCTGAATTCTGCTGCTGTGCCCGAGTGTTTGGCATCAAGTCTCCGATTTGTGAAATTTGGAAGTGTCGATGGATCCGAGCATGAGTTGTTTTTGGCTAAATATTTTATGGAAAATGGGATAGTGCTTGAGAGAATGAGTTTCGCTGTCAATTTATGGCTGAGTAAATCTAAGGCCATTGAAGAATTTAAGGAGAAGTTGTATGGATTTAAGAAAGGAGTCTCTTTTGCTATACTTGAATTTTATCATTAG